The Streptomyces sp. NBC_00435 nucleotide sequence ACCCTCCGTGACCTGCGGGCGGTCCACGAGTTCCGGCGGGCCCCGCTGGAGGCGGAGAAGCTGAGCTACTCCATAGGTCTGCCGGGCAGCGCCTACTGCGCGGGCAGCGCCCGGGGCGCCCTACGGTCCCTGCTGACCCGGCACGGGCTGCCCGACCTGTGCGACAACGCGGCCCTCGCCGTCTCCGAACTCGTGGCTTGCGCCTACCGGTTCACGCCGGACAAGGAGATGATGCTCAAAGTCCGCTGGCAGTTCGACGCGTTGCGCATCGTCGTCTACGACCAGCACCCGGCGCACTCCTCGCCCGGGGCGAGCGAGGAGTGCAGGCGCCGCCGCAGCCGCGGGATGTGGCTGCTCGCGGCGGTGGTCGGGGCCTGCGGCGGGGACTGGGGGCTCACCCCGGTCCTCACCCCGATGGGCGGCACCAAGTCCTGGGCCCTACTGCCTCTGCCTCTGCCCCTGCCGCTGCCCCTGTCGCTCCCGCGCTGAGGGCTGTCCCGGGTCACCCGGCCCCGGTGTCCGCATCACTCGTGCCACAGCGACTCCCGGACCTCCTCGGCCGTGGTGGGCCGCAGCCCGCCGTCGAGCAGCAGCCACCGGGTGATCCCGATCGACTCCAGGAACGGCACGTCGTGACTGGCCACCACGAGCGCCCCTTCGTAGGCCTCCAGCGCGCCGGTCAGCTGGCCCGCACTCGCCAGGTCCAGATTGTTCGTCGGCTCGTCCAGCAGGAGCAGCTGCGGAGCCGGCTCCGCGAGCAGCAGCGCCGCCAGCGCCGCCCGGAACCGTTCGCCACCCGACAGGGTGCCGGCGGGCCGGTCCGCCTTCGCGCCCCGGAACAGGAAGTGCGCGAGCCGGGCCCGGATCAGGTTGTCCGTCGCGTGCGGGGCGAACCGTGCCACGTTCTCCACGACCGAGCGCCCGTCGTCCAGGACGTCGAGGCGCTGCGGCAGGAACCGGGTCGGCACGTGCGTCACCGACTCGCCGGACAGCGCGGCCAGTTCTCCCGCGATCGTCCGCAGCAGCGTCGTCTTGCCCGATCCGTTGCGGCCCACCAGTGCGATCCGTTCCGGACCGCGCAGCTCCCACTCGCCCGCCAC carries:
- a CDS encoding ATP-binding protein: MTGTLRDLRAVHEFRRAPLEAEKLSYSIGLPGSAYCAGSARGALRSLLTRHGLPDLCDNAALAVSELVACAYRFTPDKEMMLKVRWQFDALRIVVYDQHPAHSSPGASEECRRRRSRGMWLLAAVVGACGGDWGLTPVLTPMGGTKSWALLPLPLPLPLPLSLPR